From a region of the candidate division KSB1 bacterium genome:
- the topA gene encoding type I DNA topoisomerase, whose protein sequence is MKKSLVIVESVAKTKTINKFLGDRFRVMYSMGHVMDLPQRKLGVDLENGFEPHFVKIRKKEDIVKKLQQAAAESDVVYVATDPDREGEAIAWHLAQLLKRSNQNVKRILFNEITESAVKKAIENPLEIDQDKVEAQKARRVLDRLVGYQVSPILWSTLYRGLSAGRVQTVALRLICEREEEIEKFVPQEYWTITAELRDAEGEKFRSRLIRIDGKKAEIGNQIQAQAIIDDLKRQIFVVRRIEHKEVSRNPSPPFTTSTMQQEASKRLGFTAKRTMAVAQQLYEGVELGPEGSVGLITYMRTDSTRIAEEALRAVREYIASAYGTDYLPKEPRRFKVKAGAQDAHEAIRPTSMDREPRKIKKYLTPDQYKLYELIWNRFVASQMAAARFERVTIDIEAGEKPLYLFRTTGSVVLFRGYLQVWEEIRDAEEEGGEEAEEMAVPRRIREQEVLRLVDLVPEQHFTKPPARYSESSLVKELDTLGIGRPSTYALIISTLLDRRYVERSGRQLVPTQLGRLVNKILVEHFPDIFNVGFTARMEEQLDKIESGQENFLSVVKAFYGPFSQALQRMQNKADSLRASLTEDTSETCPVCGSALIIKWGRLGRFYACSRYPEECSFTKAADEDIVENGEVCDRCGRPMIVKVGRFGRFMACTGYPECKNTKPYSVGVPCPQQGCDGKLVEKRTRRGKLFYSCSNYPKCTFATWNKPVGIECPACGNPYLEERSSQQRGVYYVCPACKQEFDPETVQLDEAVGFGS, encoded by the coding sequence ATGAAGAAGTCGCTGGTGATCGTGGAGTCGGTGGCGAAGACGAAGACCATCAATAAGTTTCTGGGGGATCGCTTCCGGGTAATGTACTCCATGGGTCATGTGATGGATCTTCCCCAACGAAAGCTGGGGGTGGACCTCGAGAATGGTTTCGAGCCCCATTTTGTCAAGATTCGGAAGAAGGAGGACATCGTCAAGAAGCTGCAGCAGGCCGCGGCCGAATCGGACGTGGTCTACGTGGCCACTGATCCCGACCGCGAAGGGGAGGCCATCGCCTGGCACTTGGCCCAGCTTCTGAAGCGCTCCAACCAGAACGTCAAGCGCATCCTGTTCAACGAGATCACCGAGAGCGCCGTCAAGAAGGCTATCGAGAACCCTCTCGAGATCGACCAGGACAAGGTGGAGGCCCAGAAGGCCCGACGGGTGCTCGACCGTCTGGTGGGTTACCAGGTGAGTCCTATCCTCTGGTCCACCTTATATCGCGGATTGAGTGCTGGTCGGGTGCAGACGGTGGCCCTGCGGCTGATCTGCGAGCGCGAGGAAGAGATCGAGAAATTCGTCCCGCAGGAGTACTGGACGATCACGGCCGAGTTGCGGGACGCAGAGGGGGAGAAATTCCGGAGCCGACTCATCCGCATCGATGGCAAGAAGGCGGAGATCGGCAATCAGATCCAGGCGCAGGCCATCATCGACGATCTCAAGCGCCAGATCTTCGTCGTCCGCCGCATCGAGCACAAGGAGGTATCGCGCAACCCCTCGCCTCCCTTCACGACCAGCACGATGCAGCAGGAGGCGTCCAAGCGCCTGGGCTTCACGGCCAAGAGAACGATGGCGGTCGCCCAGCAGCTTTACGAGGGCGTGGAGCTGGGCCCGGAAGGCAGTGTGGGCCTGATTACGTACATGCGAACCGATTCCACGCGCATTGCGGAAGAAGCCCTTCGCGCTGTGCGGGAATACATCGCCTCCGCCTACGGCACGGATTATCTGCCGAAGGAACCGCGGCGCTTTAAGGTGAAAGCCGGGGCGCAGGACGCGCACGAAGCCATCCGCCCGACCTCCATGGATCGGGAACCGCGCAAAATCAAAAAGTACCTGACGCCCGACCAGTACAAGCTTTACGAGCTGATCTGGAACCGCTTTGTCGCCTCGCAGATGGCGGCGGCGCGGTTCGAACGGGTGACCATCGACATCGAGGCAGGCGAGAAGCCGCTCTATCTTTTCCGAACCACTGGTTCTGTAGTCCTTTTCCGGGGATACCTGCAGGTGTGGGAAGAGATCAGGGACGCCGAGGAGGAGGGAGGGGAGGAAGCGGAAGAGATGGCCGTCCCGCGCAGGATCCGGGAGCAGGAGGTGCTGCGTCTGGTGGATCTTGTGCCCGAGCAGCACTTCACCAAGCCACCTGCGCGATACTCAGAGAGCAGCCTGGTCAAAGAGCTCGATACTCTCGGGATTGGCCGGCCATCCACCTACGCCCTGATCATCAGCACGCTCCTCGATCGTCGCTACGTTGAGCGATCCGGACGGCAGCTTGTGCCCACCCAGCTGGGCCGGCTGGTCAACAAGATCCTTGTGGAGCATTTTCCGGACATCTTCAATGTGGGATTCACCGCTCGGATGGAGGAGCAACTGGACAAGATCGAGTCAGGGCAGGAGAACTTCCTCTCCGTGGTGAAGGCCTTCTATGGGCCCTTCAGTCAGGCGCTCCAACGGATGCAGAACAAGGCAGATTCCCTGCGCGCCTCCCTCACGGAGGACACGAGCGAAACATGCCCTGTGTGCGGCAGCGCCCTGATCATCAAGTGGGGGAGGCTGGGGCGTTTCTACGCCTGTTCGCGGTACCCCGAAGAATGCAGCTTTACCAAAGCGGCCGACGAGGATATTGTCGAAAACGGAGAGGTGTGCGACCGGTGCGGGAGACCCATGATCGTGAAAGTCGGCCGTTTTGGCCGGTTCATGGCCTGCACGGGGTACCCGGAATGCAAGAACACCAAGCCGTACTCCGTCGGAGTACCTTGCCCCCAACAGGGCTGCGACGGCAAGCTGGTAGAGAAGCGCACCCGTCGCGGGAAGCTTTTCTACAGCTGCAGCAATTACCCGAAGTGTACCTTCGCCACGTGGAACAAGCCGGTGGGCATTGAGTGCCCTGCGTGCGGGAATCCGTATTTGGAGGAGCGGAGTTCCCAGCAGCGTGGGGTTTATTACGTTTGCCCTGCTTGCAAGCAGGAGTTCGACCCTGAGACGGTCCAACTTGACGAAGCTGTCGGTTTCGGTTCCTGA
- a CDS encoding tyrosine recombinase XerC — protein sequence MTKLSVSVPELSRWRQAFLRSLRVERDYSPHTIRAYATDLRQFEEFWKERGQAVQWELSREVVRSYFGMLARNGLDSRSIARKIACLRSFLRFVVARGWANVNPLSTLPLPKSPKRLPRHLGLQTVLAALSLPDKRTPRGIRDSAILELFYGTGIRLSELAELRLENVDLRERQVRVLGKGGKERVVPMGSCAARALEEYLAVRSSLAANLPVASSHVFLGPKGRPLSRRTIERIVRKYLAQVDDSGAWFPHALRHSFATHLLDAGADLLAVKELLGHSSLSTTQIYTHVSTERLKQIYRQAHPRSRRRREDR from the coding sequence TTGACGAAGCTGTCGGTTTCGGTTCCTGAGCTATCGCGCTGGCGCCAGGCCTTCTTGCGAAGCTTGCGGGTGGAGAGAGACTACTCTCCCCACACGATCCGGGCTTATGCCACAGACCTGCGTCAGTTCGAGGAGTTCTGGAAGGAGAGGGGGCAAGCCGTCCAGTGGGAGCTGTCCCGAGAAGTGGTCCGATCGTACTTCGGGATGCTTGCCCGCAACGGTCTGGACAGCCGCTCCATCGCCCGGAAGATCGCCTGCCTTCGGTCGTTCCTGCGGTTTGTAGTGGCACGCGGCTGGGCGAACGTCAATCCCCTCTCAACCTTGCCTCTTCCGAAATCCCCGAAGAGGTTGCCCCGACACCTCGGTCTCCAAACCGTCCTGGCGGCCCTATCTCTGCCCGACAAGAGGACGCCGCGAGGCATCCGGGACAGCGCGATCCTCGAACTTTTTTACGGCACCGGAATTCGTCTCTCCGAGCTGGCTGAACTACGCCTGGAGAATGTAGACCTCCGGGAGCGTCAGGTTCGCGTCCTGGGAAAAGGCGGCAAGGAGCGCGTTGTTCCCATGGGTTCGTGTGCGGCCCGGGCGCTGGAGGAGTACCTGGCGGTTCGGTCCTCGCTGGCGGCGAACCTTCCCGTAGCCTCAAGCCACGTATTCCTGGGGCCCAAGGGACGGCCGCTGTCACGGCGCACCATCGAACGTATTGTGCGCAAATATCTGGCTCAGGTAGACGACAGTGGCGCCTGGTTTCCCCACGCTCTTCGCCATTCGTTTGCCACGCACCTACTGGACGCAGGCGCCGATCTCCTGGCGGTGAAGGAGCTCCTTGGCCATAGCAGCCTTTCCACGACGCAGATCTACACCCACGTCTCCACGGAACGGCTCAAACAGATTTATCGCCAGGCTCATCCGAGGTCGCGGAGAAGACGGGAGGACCGTTGA
- the raiA gene encoding ribosome-associated translation inhibitor RaiA — MEYRLTARHFNPSDGLKQYLDKQLKRLKKFYQGIIDCEVILYPEKLLQVAEIQLKVDGALLTAVEKSDDMFKSVDLAVEKIERQLKKHKEKLQMHNGEKLGRLFREASEKAESAE; from the coding sequence ATGGAATACCGACTGACAGCCAGACATTTCAATCCCTCCGACGGTTTGAAGCAGTACCTGGACAAGCAGCTGAAGCGGCTGAAGAAGTTCTACCAGGGAATCATCGACTGCGAGGTTATCCTCTATCCAGAGAAACTTCTCCAGGTTGCGGAGATTCAGCTAAAGGTGGATGGTGCGCTGCTGACGGCGGTTGAGAAGTCGGACGACATGTTCAAATCCGTGGATCTGGCGGTCGAGAAGATCGAGCGCCAGCTGAAGAAGCACAAAGAGAAGCTTCAAATGCACAACGGCGAGAAGCTCGGAAGGCTCTTCCGAGAGGCCTCTGAGAAGGCCGAGTCTGCAGAATGA
- the hprK gene encoding HPr(Ser) kinase/phosphatase, whose amino-acid sequence MSKLTVRTLYEDNRDRLQLSVVNGEYSFERVITEPDLHRPGLALAGFTEVFTYQRIQIVGNTESRYLERLSPGERESILEKVLSFAIPCIIVTDNNPVAPEFERIASEKGITLFRTPVNTTQLMQLLSEYLDDRFAPRLMVHGTLVDVYGIGVLITGRSAIGKSEVALDLVERGHRLVADDVVHIVRKADGVLMGTASDLLQQHMEIRGLGIIDVRALFGIRAVRMQKRVEVEVHLEEWDSSQDYERLGLDEHYTEYLGVKIPIVRLPIFPGKNVTVIVEVIALNQLLKIYGTDSAKEFSQKLMRLIQTRRAYLTGDLE is encoded by the coding sequence ATGTCGAAGCTCACGGTCCGCACCCTTTACGAAGATAATCGGGATCGGCTGCAACTCTCGGTGGTCAACGGGGAGTACAGCTTTGAGCGTGTGATCACGGAGCCGGATCTCCATCGGCCAGGCCTTGCCCTCGCGGGGTTCACCGAGGTATTCACCTACCAGCGAATCCAGATCGTCGGCAATACCGAGAGCCGCTACCTGGAGCGCCTGTCGCCGGGCGAACGCGAAAGCATTCTCGAAAAAGTGCTCTCCTTCGCGATCCCCTGCATCATTGTGACGGACAATAACCCGGTGGCACCCGAGTTCGAAAGGATAGCGAGCGAGAAAGGGATCACCCTCTTCCGCACGCCGGTCAACACCACCCAGCTGATGCAACTTCTGAGCGAGTACCTCGACGACCGCTTCGCCCCGCGGCTGATGGTCCACGGTACGCTGGTGGACGTGTACGGAATCGGGGTTCTAATTACGGGTCGAAGCGCCATCGGCAAAAGCGAGGTGGCCCTGGATCTGGTGGAACGAGGCCACCGTCTGGTAGCCGATGACGTGGTGCACATCGTCCGCAAGGCGGACGGCGTGCTCATGGGGACCGCCAGCGACTTGCTCCAGCAACACATGGAAATCCGGGGCTTGGGGATCATTGACGTACGGGCTCTGTTCGGTATCCGCGCCGTACGCATGCAAAAGCGAGTGGAAGTGGAAGTCCACCTGGAGGAGTGGGATTCCAGCCAGGACTACGAGCGGCTCGGACTTGACGAACACTACACCGAGTACCTGGGGGTCAAGATTCCCATCGTCCGCCTGCCTATTTTCCCCGGCAAGAACGTCACCGTAATCGTCGAGGTCATCGCTCTCAACCAGCTGTTGAAGATCTACGGCACGGATTCGGCGAAGGAATTCAGCCAAAAACTGATGCGCCTGATCCAGACGCGACGCGCTTACCTAACGGGGGACCTGGAGTAG